In one window of Zhongshania aliphaticivorans DNA:
- a CDS encoding FAD-dependent oxidoreductase produces MNDKNLRVAVVGAGPAGLYSIAHLLEDNDHTVEIDLYERLATPWGLVRSGVAPDHSEKKLVADRLFDHYLNNPRVRFLGNVEIGTDVLPAELLDWYDAVIYSVGANDDIRMGIPGENLPGCLAAREFVAWYNGHPDYSNLDLDLSHERAVIIGNGNVAIDIARILTLPVKELQQTDIADHAISALRKSKIKEVVLLARRGHFQGAFNNPEIEELLHLVGVDVIIDDPGQLDDNDGRLASATWEERRKVETLRLLAAKGASGAEKRIVLRFLGSPVELSGNGKVESLSVVKNSLEYSHDGSVRARATDRYVQIKTGLLMRSIGYKGSPIAGLPFDESRGIISNTHGRVDSAGTELHGIYVSGWIKRGPKGVIGSNKKCARDTIDSLLKDFAGGLLTPASKSSAEVLSVLSRRQPKLINFQGWKNIDRHERLKGAEDERPRVKICDTRELLKAADQ; encoded by the coding sequence ATGAATGATAAGAATCTGCGTGTAGCGGTTGTCGGAGCTGGGCCTGCAGGACTGTACAGCATTGCTCATTTACTGGAAGACAATGACCATACCGTCGAGATCGATCTCTACGAACGACTTGCTACTCCTTGGGGATTAGTGAGGTCTGGTGTTGCGCCTGATCACAGTGAGAAAAAACTTGTGGCAGACCGTTTGTTTGATCACTACTTAAACAATCCTAGGGTTCGCTTTCTTGGCAATGTAGAGATTGGCACCGATGTGTTACCTGCTGAACTGTTAGACTGGTATGACGCGGTTATATACTCAGTGGGAGCCAACGACGATATTCGTATGGGCATCCCTGGCGAGAATCTTCCGGGTTGTTTGGCTGCACGTGAATTTGTTGCTTGGTATAACGGCCACCCAGATTATAGTAATTTAGATCTTGATTTGAGTCATGAGCGCGCTGTTATCATCGGTAATGGCAATGTTGCGATAGATATCGCTCGAATACTTACACTCCCTGTTAAAGAGCTACAGCAAACTGATATTGCCGATCATGCAATTAGCGCACTGCGTAAAAGTAAAATTAAAGAAGTGGTGCTACTTGCTCGACGTGGCCATTTTCAAGGCGCATTCAATAATCCTGAGATAGAGGAATTACTTCACCTTGTCGGTGTTGACGTTATTATCGACGATCCCGGCCAGCTAGACGACAACGATGGTCGTCTGGCATCAGCCACGTGGGAAGAGCGTCGTAAAGTAGAAACATTGCGATTACTTGCAGCCAAAGGTGCTAGTGGCGCTGAAAAGCGTATTGTCCTACGTTTTTTAGGCTCCCCAGTTGAATTATCTGGTAACGGCAAGGTTGAAAGCCTGTCGGTCGTAAAAAACAGTTTGGAATATAGTCACGATGGTTCAGTTCGTGCGCGAGCGACTGACAGATACGTTCAAATTAAGACTGGCTTGCTTATGCGGTCTATCGGATATAAGGGCTCACCTATTGCCGGATTACCCTTTGATGAATCGCGCGGAATAATTAGCAATACCCATGGCAGAGTTGACTCTGCAGGCACTGAGTTGCACGGAATCTATGTTTCGGGTTGGATAAAACGCGGCCCTAAAGGTGTCATCGGTTCTAATAAAAAATGCGCACGAGATACCATTGATAGCTTACTAAAAGACTTCGCTGGCGGCTTGCTAACACCGGCATCAAAAAGTTCTGCTGAGGTGCTTAGTGTACTCAGTCGTCGTCAGCCAAAGCTAATCAATTTTCAAGGCTGGAAAAACATTGATCGCCATGAGCGATTAAAGGGTGCCGAAGATGAAAGGCCACGCGTAAAAATATGTGACACCCGCGAGCTTCTAAAGGCTGCCGATCAATAA
- a CDS encoding 4Fe-4S dicluster domain-containing protein has translation MTYVIAAPCIADYSCVEICPVDCISPMPQDPGFEKAEQLYINPDVCVDCGACVEACPVLAIYKEDHLPLKWQHYTQINADYFSQKPLAAAGSTSNHE, from the coding sequence ATGACTTACGTAATAGCAGCACCCTGTATAGCCGATTATTCATGTGTGGAAATCTGCCCAGTCGATTGTATTAGCCCAATGCCACAAGATCCTGGCTTTGAGAAAGCTGAACAGTTATATATTAACCCTGATGTTTGTGTCGATTGTGGGGCTTGTGTCGAAGCTTGCCCAGTCCTGGCGATCTACAAAGAAGATCACCTCCCCCTCAAATGGCAGCACTATACCCAAATCAACGCTGATTACTTTAGCCAAAAACCTCTTGCAGCAGCGGGGAGCACATCAAACCATGAATGA
- a CDS encoding flavin-containing monooxygenase: protein MSNKSKNNYQVAIIGTGFGGLGMAYYLKKSGIDNFLVLEKGEDVGGVWRENTYPGAGCDVPSHFYSWSFEPHYPWQYRYGKHYEIKEYMRFVSRKYDIYSHIKFKQKVIAANFDEQRAVWVIHSASGEIYEADILISAVGQLHRPSIPNIPGQDKFKGTSFHSATWNHDFDMSGKQVAVIGTGASAVQFVPEIAKRVEKLHVFQRSPGWVGPKVEKAFSGWQRWLLDHIPLIHDIDRLRIFLLTEALGYAYRGHRWAERLLTVMSKLQLRIQVKDPDLRARLTPDYPIGCKRLLLTTEWLRALTRQNVNVVTEGITEITAEGVRGEDGVLHKVDAIVYGTGFAATEFLAPMQVTGKNGELLHERWAKGANAYLGMAVSGFPNFFTLYGPNSNLGSGSIVYMLERQQRYLAKLLIDRRDRSWDVIDVQEKHHLKFNEEIRKRSEGSTFEGDCQSWYKTAEGVNTNNWVGSMCEYSRRTAKPNFDHYDFEKIK, encoded by the coding sequence GTGAGCAATAAATCAAAAAATAACTATCAGGTAGCGATTATCGGAACAGGTTTTGGTGGTTTGGGCATGGCCTACTACCTCAAAAAGTCCGGGATAGACAACTTCCTTGTTTTGGAGAAAGGCGAAGATGTTGGCGGTGTTTGGCGTGAAAACACTTATCCAGGTGCGGGCTGCGATGTACCCTCACACTTTTACTCTTGGTCTTTTGAACCTCATTATCCGTGGCAATATCGTTACGGTAAACACTATGAAATCAAAGAATACATGCGCTTTGTTTCTAGGAAATATGACATTTACAGTCATATCAAGTTTAAGCAAAAGGTAATAGCGGCAAATTTTGACGAACAAAGAGCCGTTTGGGTTATACACAGTGCCAGCGGCGAGATATACGAAGCCGATATCTTAATCAGTGCTGTTGGTCAGTTACACCGCCCGTCAATACCTAATATACCTGGGCAGGATAAATTTAAAGGCACTAGCTTTCACTCGGCTACTTGGAACCATGACTTTGATATGTCTGGAAAGCAGGTTGCGGTTATTGGCACCGGTGCCAGTGCGGTGCAGTTTGTTCCCGAAATTGCCAAGCGGGTTGAAAAATTACATGTCTTTCAGCGCTCACCAGGGTGGGTAGGCCCTAAGGTGGAAAAGGCATTTAGTGGCTGGCAACGTTGGTTGTTAGATCATATTCCTTTAATTCATGACATTGATCGTCTACGTATTTTTCTGTTAACTGAAGCTCTTGGCTATGCCTATCGAGGACACCGCTGGGCAGAACGCTTGCTCACCGTTATGTCTAAGTTGCAATTGCGAATTCAAGTTAAGGATCCGGATCTTAGGGCGCGCTTGACACCTGATTACCCAATTGGTTGTAAACGTTTGTTGTTAACCACTGAATGGTTGAGGGCATTAACAAGGCAAAATGTAAATGTTGTGACGGAAGGGATAACAGAAATTACCGCTGAAGGAGTGCGCGGTGAAGACGGTGTATTGCATAAGGTTGACGCTATTGTGTATGGCACTGGCTTTGCTGCAACCGAATTTCTAGCGCCAATGCAGGTGACGGGTAAGAACGGCGAACTGCTACATGAACGCTGGGCAAAAGGGGCAAATGCTTATTTAGGTATGGCTGTCTCGGGCTTCCCAAATTTTTTCACTCTTTATGGGCCAAATTCAAATCTTGGATCAGGCTCTATCGTTTATATGCTTGAACGCCAGCAGCGCTACCTTGCCAAGTTGCTTATTGATCGACGAGATCGCAGTTGGGATGTTATTGATGTGCAAGAGAAGCACCACTTAAAATTTAATGAAGAAATTCGGAAGCGAAGTGAAGGCTCAACTTTTGAAGGTGATTGCCAAAGTTGGTATAAAACTGCCGAAGGCGTAAACACCAATAACTGGGTGGGGTCTATGTGCGAATATTCGCGACGTACAGCTAAACCTAATTTTGATCACTACGATTTTGAAAAGATAAAGTAG
- a CDS encoding helix-turn-helix domain-containing protein → MLQSVGLSRSVIKEIHLAYVDDANHEKYEKHFDCPIVMGQPCNAFLYDSSLLDQDLPWSPNQRTVDACLESCRELLNEIRRNNNFSAKIVDQIISNPRKFPSIVEIAQELSLSTRSLRRKLQHEGTSYQDILKEVRLKLAKQYLKDSFTVEQTADLLGYSESSAFSRAFKSWTGRTPQDYRISSMSSS, encoded by the coding sequence GTGCTCCAGTCGGTCGGTCTGAGTAGATCGGTAATTAAAGAGATCCACCTTGCGTACGTCGATGACGCTAACCATGAAAAATATGAAAAACATTTCGATTGTCCCATTGTTATGGGGCAGCCATGTAATGCATTTTTATATGATTCATCACTTTTGGATCAAGATCTGCCGTGGTCGCCTAACCAACGCACAGTGGATGCCTGTCTTGAGAGCTGTCGTGAATTACTCAATGAAATAAGAAGGAATAATAATTTTAGCGCAAAAATAGTCGATCAGATTATTAGCAACCCTAGAAAGTTTCCCTCTATTGTTGAGATTGCTCAAGAGCTATCGCTTTCTACGCGGAGTTTACGCCGGAAACTACAGCACGAAGGCACGAGCTATCAGGATATACTTAAAGAAGTGCGCTTGAAGCTCGCTAAGCAGTATTTGAAGGATAGCTTCACGGTAGAGCAAACTGCTGATTTGCTGGGATACTCTGAAAGCTCGGCTTTTTCTCGTGCATTCAAGAGCTGGACAGGCCGCACACCGCAGGATTACCGCATAAGTTCAATGAGCTCAAGTTAA